A genomic stretch from Anticarsia gemmatalis isolate Benzon Research Colony breed Stoneville strain chromosome 26, ilAntGemm2 primary, whole genome shotgun sequence includes:
- the LOC142984232 gene encoding uncharacterized protein LOC142984232 isoform X11, which yields MRWFIILAFCLAVSIAAPAPSDSNHNNNNEQDNERAEQNALRRWWRDLQSDSEVDGRRHNSGSSNSNSEVDSEIDAEVDGRRRNNRRSVSDSEVNAENHAEVDGRRHNNRRSNAQSEVNAEEHAEVDGRRRNDRRSNSDLEVNSEVDAEVDGRRHNNRRSNSHSEGNAEEDAEVDGRRHNNRRSNSQSEVDSEVDAEVDGRRRNSRRSNSRSEVDSRRRNQGRSNSNAEEDSDVDGRRHNDRRSERESEVDDRRDNRERSHSNAEEDSEVDGREHNDRRSEWESEVDDRRDNRERSHSNSEVEDRRHNSGRSERESEVDDRRENRERSHSNSEVDSRRHNDGRSEWEREEDGRRENRERSHSNSDRRRQNRRSVSNSEIDEEHDVEVDGRRQIQRRENSNSEVDSEVDGRRRNNRRENSHSEVEAEVDAEVDARRRNNRRENSHSEVEAEVEAEVDAEVDGRRHNNRGSDSHSEVEAEVDAEVDGRRQRNRESNSHSEENRRRDDNRRSEDVKDSRKNDNDKGNKNNEDLDHGSEDLPPRVARHNDYDASRRSHSSIDEHSDIDNSARRNSRSSNSHRANRNRQEQNRNVNQWDAEDDIEENNNAEENESDNRRVERSHENWNSNDHEDNVNEERSQRSHNNRNNNSNRRNRNHNRQNDRSDHELNRKNDHHDINQSDRYEIQNEESERNEDHDRRDNHDRSDDHDNRAENSNHVDNQHEWEDNENYISNSRSNNEEDNWFDNDSESNNRYDDSLDDKFGDNEKSHNDRSDDDRSDDDRSDDDRSDDDRSDNDSWDDVQRSDDRYESEDDRNDESSVNDDRWDSDDRSDSHNDDDRLDDDERSDDDDRNENIQRDLVDGEKYDHSNNDGYESFDSWDQSKHKRGRQHHKAKRINHVRNMEDDRSEDGDSHQRSVYKHLREIARTAGCNDLSRCKDIRFPSDNDQNNCKEKNDSDEGSCSKKRQKPKNSDEYQTLSDYYQPDRLKAVFKNRQMDPRDDRVIREHYEKMMKEFNKKFIETYFKT from the exons ATGAGGTGGTTTATCATCCTCGCTTTCTGCTTGGCTGTATCTATTGCTGCCCCGGCACCG aGTGATTCcaatcataacaataataacgaACAAGACAATGAAAGAGCAGAGCAGAATGCACTGAGGAGATGGTGGCGAGATTTACAG TCGGATTCAGAAGTAGATGGCCGGAGACATAACAGCGGAAGTTCAAAC TCTAATTCAGAAGTAGACTCAGAAATAGACGCAGAAGTAGATGGTCGAAGACGTAACAACAGAAGATCAGTC TCTGATTCAGAAGTAAATGCAGAAAATCACGCAGAAGTAGATGGTCGAAGACATAACAACAGGAGGTCTAAC GCTCAATCAGAAGTAAATGCAGAAGAACACGCAGAAGTAGATGGCCGAAGACGTAACGACAGGAGGTCTAAC TCTGATTTAGAAGTAAATTCTGAAGTAGACGCAGAAGTAGACGGTCGAAGACATAACAACAGAAGATCAAAC TCTCATTCAGAAGGAAATGCTGAAGAAGACGCAGAGGTAGATGGTCGAAGGCACAACAACAGAAGATCAAAC TCCCAATCAGAAGTAGACTCAGAAGTTGACGCAGAAGTAGATGGTCGAAGACGCAACAGCAGAAGATCAAAC TCTCGTTCAGAAGTAGACAGCAGAAGACGAAACCAAGGAAGATCAAAC TCTAATGCAGAGGAAGACTCAGACGTGGATGGTCGAAGACATAACGACAGGAGATCAGAG CGGGAATCAGAAGTAGATGACCGCAGAGACAATCGTGAAAGATCGCAT TCTAATGCAGAGGAAGATTCGGAAGTGGATGGTCGAGAACATAACGACAGGAGATCAGAG TGGGAATCAGAAGTAGACGACCGCAGAGACAATCGTGAAAGATCGCAC TCTAATTCAGAAGTAGAGGATCGAAGACATAACAGCGGTAGATCAGAG AGGGAATCAGAAGTAGATGACCGCAGAGAAAATCGTGAAAGGTCGcac TCTAATTCAGAAGTAGACAGTCGAAGACATAACGACGGGAGATCAGAG TGGGAAAGGGAAGAAGATGGCCGAAGAGAAAATCGCGAAAGATCACAC TCTAATTCAGATCGTAGAAGACAGAACAGAAGATCCGTA TCTAATTCAGAAATAGACGAAGAACATGATGTAGAAGTAGATGGCCGAAGACAAATCCAGAGGAGAGAAAAT TCAAATTCAGAAGTTGACTCAGAAGTAGATGGTCGAAGACGTAACAACAGGAGAGAAAAT TCTCATTCAGAAGTAGAGGCAGAAGTAGACGCAGAAGTAGATGCTCGAAGACGTAACAACAGGAGAGAAAat TCTCATTCAGAAGTAGAGGCAGAAGTAGAGGCAGAAGTAGACGCAGAAGTAGATGGTCGAAGACATAACAACAGGGGATCAGAT TCTCATTCAGAAGTAGAAGCAGAAGTAGACGCAGAAGTAGATGGTCGAAGACAACGCAACAGGGAATCAAAT TCTCATTCAGAAGAAAATCGCCGAAGAGATGACAATAGAAGATCAGAG GATGTAAAAGACAGTAGAAAAAACGATAATGATaaaggaaacaaaaataatgaagaTTTAGATCACGGCTCTGAAGACTTG ccacCACGCGTCGCCAGACACAACGATTACGACGCCAGCAGACGATCTCATTCATCAATCGATGAACATTCTGACATTGACAACAGCGCTAGACGTAATTCAAGAAGTAGCAACTCCCATCGCGCAAATAGAAACAGGCAAGAACAAAACAGAAACGTGAACCAATGGGACGCAGAAGACGATATAGAAGAGAATAATAACGCAGAAGAAAATGAAAGCGACAATAGACGAGTTGAACGATCTCACGAAAACTGGAATTCTAACGATCACGAAGACAATGTCAACGAAGAACGGTCACAACGATCtcataataatagaaataataactcGAATAGACGTAACAGAAATCATAATAGACAAAATGATAGATCAGACCATGAATTGAATAGAAAGAATGATCATCATGATATAAACCAAAGTGACAG GTACGAGATTCAAAACGAGGAAAGTGAAAGGAATGAGGATCATGACAGGAGAGATAATCATGATAGGAGTGATGATCACGATAATAGAGCTGAAAATAGCAATCATGTTGATAATCAGCACGAGTGGGAGGACAACGAAAATTATATTAGCAATAGCAGAAGCAACAACGAAGAAGATAACTGGTTTGATAACGACAGTGAAAGTAATAACAGATATGATGACTCGCTCGATGATAAATTTGGTGATAATGAAAAGAGTCATAATGATAGGTCAGATGATGACAGGTCAGATGATGACAGGTCCGATGATGACAGGTCAGATGATGATAGGTCGGATAATGACAGCTGGGATGATGTTCAAAGAAGTGATGACAGATACGAGAGTGAGGATGATAGAAATGACGAGTCTAGTGTTAATGATGACAGATGGGACAGTGATGACAGGTCAGATAGCCATAATGATGATGACCGTTTAGACGATGATGAGCgcagtgatgatgatgatagaaATGAGAATATACAAAGAGACTTGGTAGATGGTGAAAAATATGACCATTCTAATAACGATGGATATGAAAGTTTCGATAGTTGGGACCAAAGTAAGCATAAGAGAGGAAGGCAACATCATAAAGCAAAGAGAATCAATCATGTCAGAAAC ATGGAGGACGATAGATCCGAAGATGGTGACTCTCATCAACGAAGTGTATACAAA CATCTACGTGAAATCGCTAGAACTGCA GGTTGCAACGATTTATCTCGATGCAAGGATATCCGTTTTCCCTCAGACAATGATCAAAacaattgtaaagaaaaaaatgattcAGATGAAGGAAGCTGTAGCAAGAAAAGACAAAAACCTAAGAACAGCGA
- the LOC142984232 gene encoding uncharacterized protein LOC142984232 isoform X1, producing the protein MRWFIILAFCLAVSIAAPAPSDSNHNNNNEQDNERAEQNALRRWWRDLQSDSEVDGRRHNSGSSNSNSEVDSEIDAEVDGRRRNNRRSVSDSEVNAENHAEVDGRRHNNRRSNAQSEVNAEEHAEVDGRRRNDRRSNSDLEVNSEVDAEVDGRRHNNRRSNSHSEGNAEEDAEVDGRRHNNRRSNSQSEVDSEVDAEVDGRRRNSRRSNSRSEVDSRRRNQGRSNSNAEEDSDVDGRRHNDRRSERESEVDDRRDNRERSHSNAEEDSEVDGREHNDRRSEWESEVDDRRDNRERSHSNSEVEDRRHNSGRSERESEVDDRRENRERSHSNSEVDSRRHNDGRSEWEREEDGRRENRERSHSNSDRRRQNRRSVSNSEIDEEHDVEVDGRRQIQRRENSNSEVDSEVDGRRRNNRRENSHSEVEAEVDAEVDARRRNNRRENSHSEVEAEVEAEVDAEVDGRRHNNRGSDSHSEVEAEVDAEVDGRRQRNRESNSHSEENRRRDDNRRSEDVKDSRKNDNDKGNKNNEDLDHGSEDLPPRVARHNDYDASRRSHSSIDEHSDIDNSARRNSRSSNSHRANRNRQEQNRNVNQWDAEDDIEENNNAEENESDNRRVERSHENWNSNDHEDNVNEERSQRSHNNRNNNSNRRNRNHNRQNDRSDHELNRKNDHHDINQSDRYVVENDHSNSDRHDSSERSDHGNNRNNANSHHRPSKHGRSDSNSVHSNNRNNIHHDNSVHERHRKNINNDINRSDESDEKYLIRSDYRYEIQNEESERNEDHDRRDNHDRSDDHDNRAENSNHVDNQHEWEDNENYISNSRSNNEEDNWFDNDSESNNRYDDSLDDKFGDNEKSHNDRSDDDRSDDDRSDDDRSDDDRSDNDSWDDVQRSDDRYESEDDRNDESSVNDDRWDSDDRSDSHNDDDRLDDDERSDDDDRNENIQRDLVDGEKYDHSNNDGYESFDSWDQSKHKRGRQHHKAKRINHVRNMEDDRSEDGDSHQRSVYKHLREIARTAGCNDLSRCKDIRFPSDNDQNNCKEKNDSDEGSCSKKRQKPKNSDEYQTLSDYYQPDRLKAVFKNRQMDPRDDRVIREHYEKMMKEFNKKFIETYFKT; encoded by the exons ATGAGGTGGTTTATCATCCTCGCTTTCTGCTTGGCTGTATCTATTGCTGCCCCGGCACCG aGTGATTCcaatcataacaataataacgaACAAGACAATGAAAGAGCAGAGCAGAATGCACTGAGGAGATGGTGGCGAGATTTACAG TCGGATTCAGAAGTAGATGGCCGGAGACATAACAGCGGAAGTTCAAAC TCTAATTCAGAAGTAGACTCAGAAATAGACGCAGAAGTAGATGGTCGAAGACGTAACAACAGAAGATCAGTC TCTGATTCAGAAGTAAATGCAGAAAATCACGCAGAAGTAGATGGTCGAAGACATAACAACAGGAGGTCTAAC GCTCAATCAGAAGTAAATGCAGAAGAACACGCAGAAGTAGATGGCCGAAGACGTAACGACAGGAGGTCTAAC TCTGATTTAGAAGTAAATTCTGAAGTAGACGCAGAAGTAGACGGTCGAAGACATAACAACAGAAGATCAAAC TCTCATTCAGAAGGAAATGCTGAAGAAGACGCAGAGGTAGATGGTCGAAGGCACAACAACAGAAGATCAAAC TCCCAATCAGAAGTAGACTCAGAAGTTGACGCAGAAGTAGATGGTCGAAGACGCAACAGCAGAAGATCAAAC TCTCGTTCAGAAGTAGACAGCAGAAGACGAAACCAAGGAAGATCAAAC TCTAATGCAGAGGAAGACTCAGACGTGGATGGTCGAAGACATAACGACAGGAGATCAGAG CGGGAATCAGAAGTAGATGACCGCAGAGACAATCGTGAAAGATCGCAT TCTAATGCAGAGGAAGATTCGGAAGTGGATGGTCGAGAACATAACGACAGGAGATCAGAG TGGGAATCAGAAGTAGACGACCGCAGAGACAATCGTGAAAGATCGCAC TCTAATTCAGAAGTAGAGGATCGAAGACATAACAGCGGTAGATCAGAG AGGGAATCAGAAGTAGATGACCGCAGAGAAAATCGTGAAAGGTCGcac TCTAATTCAGAAGTAGACAGTCGAAGACATAACGACGGGAGATCAGAG TGGGAAAGGGAAGAAGATGGCCGAAGAGAAAATCGCGAAAGATCACAC TCTAATTCAGATCGTAGAAGACAGAACAGAAGATCCGTA TCTAATTCAGAAATAGACGAAGAACATGATGTAGAAGTAGATGGCCGAAGACAAATCCAGAGGAGAGAAAAT TCAAATTCAGAAGTTGACTCAGAAGTAGATGGTCGAAGACGTAACAACAGGAGAGAAAAT TCTCATTCAGAAGTAGAGGCAGAAGTAGACGCAGAAGTAGATGCTCGAAGACGTAACAACAGGAGAGAAAat TCTCATTCAGAAGTAGAGGCAGAAGTAGAGGCAGAAGTAGACGCAGAAGTAGATGGTCGAAGACATAACAACAGGGGATCAGAT TCTCATTCAGAAGTAGAAGCAGAAGTAGACGCAGAAGTAGATGGTCGAAGACAACGCAACAGGGAATCAAAT TCTCATTCAGAAGAAAATCGCCGAAGAGATGACAATAGAAGATCAGAG GATGTAAAAGACAGTAGAAAAAACGATAATGATaaaggaaacaaaaataatgaagaTTTAGATCACGGCTCTGAAGACTTG ccacCACGCGTCGCCAGACACAACGATTACGACGCCAGCAGACGATCTCATTCATCAATCGATGAACATTCTGACATTGACAACAGCGCTAGACGTAATTCAAGAAGTAGCAACTCCCATCGCGCAAATAGAAACAGGCAAGAACAAAACAGAAACGTGAACCAATGGGACGCAGAAGACGATATAGAAGAGAATAATAACGCAGAAGAAAATGAAAGCGACAATAGACGAGTTGAACGATCTCACGAAAACTGGAATTCTAACGATCACGAAGACAATGTCAACGAAGAACGGTCACAACGATCtcataataatagaaataataactcGAATAGACGTAACAGAAATCATAATAGACAAAATGATAGATCAGACCATGAATTGAATAGAAAGAATGATCATCATGATATAAACCAAAGTGACAGGTATGTGGTGGAGAATGATCATAGCAATAGTGATAGGCATGATTCTAGTGAACGATCTGACCATGGAAATAACAGGAATAATGCGAACAGTCACCATAGACCTAGCAAACATGGCAGATCTGACAGCAATAGTGTTCATAGCAACAACAGAAATAATATACATCATGACAATTCTGTTCATGAAAGGCATAGGAAGAATATCAATAATGATATAAACAGAAGTGATGAGAGTGATGAGAAATATCTAATTAGGAGTGATTACAGGTACGAGATTCAAAACGAGGAAAGTGAAAGGAATGAGGATCATGACAGGAGAGATAATCATGATAGGAGTGATGATCACGATAATAGAGCTGAAAATAGCAATCATGTTGATAATCAGCACGAGTGGGAGGACAACGAAAATTATATTAGCAATAGCAGAAGCAACAACGAAGAAGATAACTGGTTTGATAACGACAGTGAAAGTAATAACAGATATGATGACTCGCTCGATGATAAATTTGGTGATAATGAAAAGAGTCATAATGATAGGTCAGATGATGACAGGTCAGATGATGACAGGTCCGATGATGACAGGTCAGATGATGATAGGTCGGATAATGACAGCTGGGATGATGTTCAAAGAAGTGATGACAGATACGAGAGTGAGGATGATAGAAATGACGAGTCTAGTGTTAATGATGACAGATGGGACAGTGATGACAGGTCAGATAGCCATAATGATGATGACCGTTTAGACGATGATGAGCgcagtgatgatgatgatagaaATGAGAATATACAAAGAGACTTGGTAGATGGTGAAAAATATGACCATTCTAATAACGATGGATATGAAAGTTTCGATAGTTGGGACCAAAGTAAGCATAAGAGAGGAAGGCAACATCATAAAGCAAAGAGAATCAATCATGTCAGAAAC ATGGAGGACGATAGATCCGAAGATGGTGACTCTCATCAACGAAGTGTATACAAA CATCTACGTGAAATCGCTAGAACTGCA GGTTGCAACGATTTATCTCGATGCAAGGATATCCGTTTTCCCTCAGACAATGATCAAAacaattgtaaagaaaaaaatgattcAGATGAAGGAAGCTGTAGCAAGAAAAGACAAAAACCTAAGAACAGCGA
- the LOC142984232 gene encoding uncharacterized protein LOC142984232 isoform X12, with product MRWFIILAFCLAVSIAAPAPSDSNHNNNNEQDNERAEQNALRRWWRDLQSDSEVDGRRHNSGSSNSNSEVDSEIDAEVDGRRRNNRRSVSDSEVNAENHAEVDGRRHNNRRSNAQSEVNAEEHAEVDGRRRNDRRSNSDLEVNSEVDAEVDGRRHNNRRSNSHSEGNAEEDAEVDGRRHNNRRSNSQSEVDSEVDAEVDGRRRNSRRSNSRSEVDSRRRNQGRSNSNAEEDSDVDGRRHNDRRSERESEVDDRRDNRERSHSNAEEDSEVDGREHNDRRSEWESEVDDRRDNRERSHSNSEVEDRRHNSGRSERESEVDDRRENRERSHSNSEVDSRRHNDGRSEWEREEDGRRENRERSHSNSDRRRQNRRSVSNSEIDEEHDVEVDGRRQIQRRENSNSEVDSEVDGRRRNNRRENSHSEVEAEVDAEVDARRRNNRRENSHSEVEAEVEAEVDAEVDGRRHNNRGSDSHSEVEAEVDAEVDGRRQRNRESNSHSEENRRRDDNRRSEDVKDSRKNDNDKGNKNNEDLDHGSEDLPPRVARHNDYDASRRSHSSIDEHSDIDNSARRNSRSSNSHRANRNRQEQNRNVNQWDAEDDIEENNNAEENESDNRRVERSHENWNSNDHEDNVNEERSQRSHNNRNNNSNRRNRNHNRQNDRSDHELNRKNDHHDINQSDRYVVENDHSNSDRHDSSERSDHGNNRNNANSHHRPSKHGRSDSNSVHSNNRNNIHHDNSVHERHRKNINNDINRSDESDEKYLIRSDYRYEIQNEESERNEDHDRRDNHDRSDDHDNRAENSNHVDNQHEWEDNENYISNSRSNNEEDNWFDNDSESNNRYDDSLDDKFGDNEKSHNDRSDDDRSDDDRSDDDRSDDDRSDNDSWDDVQRSDDRYESEDDRNDESSVNDDRWDSDDRSDSHNDDDRLDDDERSDDDDRNENIQRDLVDGEKYDHSNNDGYESFDSWDQSKHKRGRQHHKAKRINHVRNMEDDRSEDGDSHQRSVYKGSSD from the exons ATGAGGTGGTTTATCATCCTCGCTTTCTGCTTGGCTGTATCTATTGCTGCCCCGGCACCG aGTGATTCcaatcataacaataataacgaACAAGACAATGAAAGAGCAGAGCAGAATGCACTGAGGAGATGGTGGCGAGATTTACAG TCGGATTCAGAAGTAGATGGCCGGAGACATAACAGCGGAAGTTCAAAC TCTAATTCAGAAGTAGACTCAGAAATAGACGCAGAAGTAGATGGTCGAAGACGTAACAACAGAAGATCAGTC TCTGATTCAGAAGTAAATGCAGAAAATCACGCAGAAGTAGATGGTCGAAGACATAACAACAGGAGGTCTAAC GCTCAATCAGAAGTAAATGCAGAAGAACACGCAGAAGTAGATGGCCGAAGACGTAACGACAGGAGGTCTAAC TCTGATTTAGAAGTAAATTCTGAAGTAGACGCAGAAGTAGACGGTCGAAGACATAACAACAGAAGATCAAAC TCTCATTCAGAAGGAAATGCTGAAGAAGACGCAGAGGTAGATGGTCGAAGGCACAACAACAGAAGATCAAAC TCCCAATCAGAAGTAGACTCAGAAGTTGACGCAGAAGTAGATGGTCGAAGACGCAACAGCAGAAGATCAAAC TCTCGTTCAGAAGTAGACAGCAGAAGACGAAACCAAGGAAGATCAAAC TCTAATGCAGAGGAAGACTCAGACGTGGATGGTCGAAGACATAACGACAGGAGATCAGAG CGGGAATCAGAAGTAGATGACCGCAGAGACAATCGTGAAAGATCGCAT TCTAATGCAGAGGAAGATTCGGAAGTGGATGGTCGAGAACATAACGACAGGAGATCAGAG TGGGAATCAGAAGTAGACGACCGCAGAGACAATCGTGAAAGATCGCAC TCTAATTCAGAAGTAGAGGATCGAAGACATAACAGCGGTAGATCAGAG AGGGAATCAGAAGTAGATGACCGCAGAGAAAATCGTGAAAGGTCGcac TCTAATTCAGAAGTAGACAGTCGAAGACATAACGACGGGAGATCAGAG TGGGAAAGGGAAGAAGATGGCCGAAGAGAAAATCGCGAAAGATCACAC TCTAATTCAGATCGTAGAAGACAGAACAGAAGATCCGTA TCTAATTCAGAAATAGACGAAGAACATGATGTAGAAGTAGATGGCCGAAGACAAATCCAGAGGAGAGAAAAT TCAAATTCAGAAGTTGACTCAGAAGTAGATGGTCGAAGACGTAACAACAGGAGAGAAAAT TCTCATTCAGAAGTAGAGGCAGAAGTAGACGCAGAAGTAGATGCTCGAAGACGTAACAACAGGAGAGAAAat TCTCATTCAGAAGTAGAGGCAGAAGTAGAGGCAGAAGTAGACGCAGAAGTAGATGGTCGAAGACATAACAACAGGGGATCAGAT TCTCATTCAGAAGTAGAAGCAGAAGTAGACGCAGAAGTAGATGGTCGAAGACAACGCAACAGGGAATCAAAT TCTCATTCAGAAGAAAATCGCCGAAGAGATGACAATAGAAGATCAGAG GATGTAAAAGACAGTAGAAAAAACGATAATGATaaaggaaacaaaaataatgaagaTTTAGATCACGGCTCTGAAGACTTG ccacCACGCGTCGCCAGACACAACGATTACGACGCCAGCAGACGATCTCATTCATCAATCGATGAACATTCTGACATTGACAACAGCGCTAGACGTAATTCAAGAAGTAGCAACTCCCATCGCGCAAATAGAAACAGGCAAGAACAAAACAGAAACGTGAACCAATGGGACGCAGAAGACGATATAGAAGAGAATAATAACGCAGAAGAAAATGAAAGCGACAATAGACGAGTTGAACGATCTCACGAAAACTGGAATTCTAACGATCACGAAGACAATGTCAACGAAGAACGGTCACAACGATCtcataataatagaaataataactcGAATAGACGTAACAGAAATCATAATAGACAAAATGATAGATCAGACCATGAATTGAATAGAAAGAATGATCATCATGATATAAACCAAAGTGACAGGTATGTGGTGGAGAATGATCATAGCAATAGTGATAGGCATGATTCTAGTGAACGATCTGACCATGGAAATAACAGGAATAATGCGAACAGTCACCATAGACCTAGCAAACATGGCAGATCTGACAGCAATAGTGTTCATAGCAACAACAGAAATAATATACATCATGACAATTCTGTTCATGAAAGGCATAGGAAGAATATCAATAATGATATAAACAGAAGTGATGAGAGTGATGAGAAATATCTAATTAGGAGTGATTACAGGTACGAGATTCAAAACGAGGAAAGTGAAAGGAATGAGGATCATGACAGGAGAGATAATCATGATAGGAGTGATGATCACGATAATAGAGCTGAAAATAGCAATCATGTTGATAATCAGCACGAGTGGGAGGACAACGAAAATTATATTAGCAATAGCAGAAGCAACAACGAAGAAGATAACTGGTTTGATAACGACAGTGAAAGTAATAACAGATATGATGACTCGCTCGATGATAAATTTGGTGATAATGAAAAGAGTCATAATGATAGGTCAGATGATGACAGGTCAGATGATGACAGGTCCGATGATGACAGGTCAGATGATGATAGGTCGGATAATGACAGCTGGGATGATGTTCAAAGAAGTGATGACAGATACGAGAGTGAGGATGATAGAAATGACGAGTCTAGTGTTAATGATGACAGATGGGACAGTGATGACAGGTCAGATAGCCATAATGATGATGACCGTTTAGACGATGATGAGCgcagtgatgatgatgatagaaATGAGAATATACAAAGAGACTTGGTAGATGGTGAAAAATATGACCATTCTAATAACGATGGATATGAAAGTTTCGATAGTTGGGACCAAAGTAAGCATAAGAGAGGAAGGCAACATCATAAAGCAAAGAGAATCAATCATGTCAGAAAC ATGGAGGACGATAGATCCGAAGATGGTGACTCTCATCAACGAAGTGTATACAAA GGCTCATCGGACTGA